The DNA window TTTACAGCATAAAAAACACATTCAATCCACGGAAAAATAATTTTGGGTAAGTTGATTTTTTTATATAAACTTTTAGCCGCATACAAGCTGCTGGTACCAGAAGAAACAGAAGATCCAAACCATTTCCAGGTTACTATGCCAATAAATAAAAAGTAGATGTAGTCGTCTTCGCCACGATTTAATATAAGCTTAAAAACCAAGTAATATATCGTCACCAACATTGCAGGCTCAAGAACCCACCATAAATAACCAATATAGTGGTGAATAACCTCATCTTCTAATTTAGCTCTAACGTTGAACAGTATCAAGTCTTTTAGCTTTGACATAAATCACCATCTATACTAGTTTTTTCAATTGATCAACTCAAGTAGCTGAACTCAATAGAAACCTAATTTTTAACATATACATTCTTAATATCTGTATAATAGCTTAGCTTATTAAAAGCTAGATTTTTGCTAACCAATGCAGTCTGATTTGAGTGAAATAGCTGTTTTTCACTGACGTTCCATGTATGTATAGATTTTTTATGGCGTACGGCGCAGCAGTTGAAAATACTGGTCGAAAAAGGTTGAATGCCAAGTTTTAAGAACTTTTTAATAAAGTCAGAGTCTGTTCCTTTGGTTAGACCTTCTGAAAACTGACCAACTTCAAGCCATTTTTTGTAGCTGAATGCTAAAGTACAACCTGACACGTGAAAGGTAAAATTGTATGGCTTTTTTTTAATAGAGCGCAAAAAAAGTGTGTTGGAGTTATGTGAATAATAAAAAATACAAGCTTTACCTACAAGTGTATCAAGTTGGTTAATGTAAGGTATTTGTTCGTGAACATATAAAGGAGAATAGTAATCGTCATCGTCAAATTTAAAAATAATATCATCACTTTGTGAAAATTTTTTGATTGCTTGGTTTAAACACAAACCCAAGTTATTTTTTGTATCCACCCGTATAATTGAATAATTATCAATCTTTGCTTTTTTGAGTTCAGAGTTAAAATAGTCTTGTGTATCTTCCTTACAGTTATCAACAATACTTAGGTGTTTGTTTTTGTATTTTTGTCGATTGAAATTGTTGAGGCAGTTTTGAAAAAATTCTTTTCTATACACAGAGGTTACAATATGAGCTCTTTTTTTTTCATCATTATGTTGTAAGAGCTCAACAGGGGGAGGTAGTAAGACTTTTGAATTTAAAATTGAATCAGAGATTAGGTTTACAGTACAGTTTTGAATAATTGAATTTAAATTTTTTTCTTTGAGTGGCTTATAAACTTGTTTCAAATAATCACTTTGCAAAGAAGAAATATTTAAGTATGGTGCTGGAAAAGATCGTAGAATAGGATTAAAAGCCATTTTTAGCTGAGTGTGTTTACCATGAAAACGTTTATAGTTATTAATATAGCGAGTTCGAAGAATATTTTTTTTCTTACTATTAGGGGCGTTGACACCCAAGGTTTTACTTTTTGTTAATGATTTGTTGTGTAGACGAGCGTAGTAAAAAACATCATTAATTACTTTAACATCAGTTTTGCTTTCTTTGATTCTTGATAGGTATTCAGAATCTCCACCGACTTTTACAGTATCAAAAAAACCTACTTTATCTATTATGTCATGCTTAATAAAAAGCGTGATAAGACTAAACCGCTGAAGCGCAAGGGGACTTGCAGGTAAAAAAACTGGCGACCCTTCTAAGTTTACTCTTATATGATGACCGACCAAAGCAGATGCATTACCTATTTTCTTTAAAGAAAGTTCTATTCTATCAAATTTAGAAATATCATCAGAATCATGAAAAGTAATGTAATCACCTTTGGCATGATTCAAACCTGTATTTCGACAATAATAGGTTCCTCTGTTCTTATCTAAATGAAAAGTTTTTATGTTTCTATGTTTTGTAGCAATCTGATCAATTATGTTCTTGGTGTTATCTGTTGAGCAGTCATTGACAATAATTAACTCTATGTTTTTGTGGCTTTGTTTAAGGATAGAATGAATTGCATTGGCAATATAATCTTCGTCATTAAATACGCTTAATATAACTGTTACCAAAGGTGCTCGTGTATGTTCTGAAAATTGATACTGCACTGTTTTATTGTTAAGTCTAATTTTTTGGTTATCATCGAGGTTTATTTCTGGTGATAACGATTTAACTAATGATTTAACTGCTTTGGGGTGTATAAAAGTTTTATTAGAAACACTTTTTTGATTGCTGTCATAAAGATACAACCAGGAATATTTAATATTTTGGATGAGGCTAGTGAGTATAATAAACTCACTAGGAGTTAATGGTTGGTCTGATGATAGTCTTAGAGTATCAAAACTCTTTTTAGAAAAGTTTATTGAATAATTAATAAGCTTTTGATCATAGTTATTTTGAGTAGACCTAACAGTTATAATAGAGTGTTTATATAAAGCTTGCTTACTTTTGATAACATAGATCTTTAAGTTATAGAAAAATGAAATATTAAATAAAGCTGAAAGAGTTTTGTTTTTTATAGCTCTATAGCGTTTTTTGGGTATGTGGATAAGAAACTTCCAAAGTTTTCTCGGCTCTTTGATTGCTTGGAAAAAAATAATTTTTAAGATGTAGATTTGCTTCATTACATTTAGTTAGTTTCCCAGATGAGAATTCACTAATAATTGAAATTACTTGTTTTTACAACAACTTTTCATTATTTAGGAAGATCTATGATTGAAAGTGCTTTAAAAGCTAAACTTGAACAGCTTACACATTCTAATGCGCTTAGGGATCCAGTACTTTTTACTGAGTTTTTACATGCGCGTAGAACAAGGTCAGAAAATAACAAGTATTTTATAGAGCTGGATAAAATCAACTTTGATGACATTGCTAAAAAAAGTGGTGTAAAATATCCAGAAGTTTATAAAATATACAGTAATGCAAGTCAGATTGTCTTATCCGAGTTGCCAGAACATGTGGTGATTAAGCCAATCAACTTGGCTTCAGCTCACGGTGTTTACCTTTTAAGCAAACAGGGCGATAAGTGGTTTGACACTTTTACTCAGAAAAAATACACTGAAAAACAAATTGTTAATAGTCTCATTCACTGGACAAAACATAAACCTAAAGAAGACAGACAGGTTATTGCTCAGCAATATATATGGAATGATGGTGATGGAAATATTAGTATTCCTTGCGACTATAAAATATACACTTTTGGAGACAATATTCCGTTTATTTCCAAAGTTGATAGAGATCATGGTTCAGTCTTAAGTTTTTACGGCGACGACTTTAGTGACTTTGATTTTAAAAGAAATTTTGCTACGCATTTGCCAAAGTTTACTAAAAAGCATGTTGTATCAGAAAAGCCTGCTAGATATAAAGAGTTGCTTGAACTTGCTAGAAAAGTATCTCATTATATGAAAGATCCTTTTATGCGAATTGACTGTTACTCTGACGGTGAAGAGGTTTATTTGGGAGAAGTGACACCCTGTCCGGGAGGACCTTACTATGGCAGACAATTCGCCTTTTCGTATGAATTTGATAAAAAACTTGGTGATTTATGGAGCAATGAGTTGAAAAAATTAAACTTGCCAAAGCCTAAAGTTTTGGGCTATCCGCCGGTTGTATTAGATATGCGAGATGTTATTGCCGTTCAAAAAGAAAATGAGCGTTTAAGAAAAATATACAATAATGTTGGATTCATTATCGATAATCCGCTATTAAGGGCA is part of the bacterium genome and encodes:
- a CDS encoding glycosyltransferase; translated protein: MQYQFSEHTRAPLVTVILSVFNDEDYIANAIHSILKQSHKNIELIIVNDCSTDNTKNIIDQIATKHRNIKTFHLDKNRGTYYCRNTGLNHAKGDYITFHDSDDISKFDRIELSLKKIGNASALVGHHIRVNLEGSPVFLPASPLALQRFSLITLFIKHDIIDKVGFFDTVKVGGDSEYLSRIKESKTDVKVINDVFYYARLHNKSLTKSKTLGVNAPNSKKKNILRTRYINNYKRFHGKHTQLKMAFNPILRSFPAPYLNISSLQSDYLKQVYKPLKEKNLNSIIQNCTVNLISDSILNSKVLLPPPVELLQHNDEKKRAHIVTSVYRKEFFQNCLNNFNRQKYKNKHLSIVDNCKEDTQDYFNSELKKAKIDNYSIIRVDTKNNLGLCLNQAIKKFSQSDDIIFKFDDDDYYSPLYVHEQIPYINQLDTLVGKACIFYYSHNSNTLFLRSIKKKPYNFTFHVSGCTLAFSYKKWLEVGQFSEGLTKGTDSDFIKKFLKLGIQPFSTSIFNCCAVRHKKSIHTWNVSEKQLFHSNQTALVSKNLAFNKLSYYTDIKNVYVKN